Below is a genomic region from Medicago truncatula cultivar Jemalong A17 chromosome 3, MtrunA17r5.0-ANR, whole genome shotgun sequence.
CAATGTAAATCCTCATATTTTGAGCGattccttttgttgatttgacttattttctataaacaataaaatacgAAGCATTAAAACACAGTTCAAATAAatcattgttgttattgttgtagtAGCTCTTGTTGCAGTAGCTGACTAGTCTAATTACCAACACAATTACAGAGTAAAATAGTGGGATGTAAATAAAAAGACGTGACAGAAGCAATATTCTTAGATAAATTCAGCATTGAAAATAGGCAGTGCattgaaaacaaacatataccTTCCCTTCCTTGGAACACCAATGGTGCACTAAAGCACGATATTGGGACGGATCAACTCTTGTGTCAGGGATGATAGAAGCCATTTCCTCTTCAGTTTTGCTTTCATCATACccttttgatttcaaatcatGCTTAAATTGTCTCCACTTACTGCTCATGTTATCCTTTAGTATTTGTGTTGTTTGCTCGGTCAATTCAGGAACAAATCGGAACTTactctatttattaaaaagccAAATTGTTAGACATTTtgtaaagtaataaaatatcacaataaataaatggaaataaaacttcaaaaattcTACAAAGACcttaattaaatcaaacatgttgGTAATATCAGTCTCAAGCATGTCTTTCCAAGAAATATGGTTGATAGGAGCACATTGGTGTCTCCTTACCAAGCTCCCTATTGCATTCAGTAGAGTCTTCCCTTCCCAACCCATGGGATTACCCAAACTATCCACTTCAATAAGTATAAATTCTCCATCAGGCATGTCCCATACATCTAACATATGTGTATAACCTCTAGTCTTCTTTTCACAATGGGTCTCACTATGACTTCCCTCTTTGTTGACTTCATTAGAACTATCAACTGATTGCTCTTTTTCTAGTGATGGGCCATCAGTTTGAACAACCTTCAACTTTCTCCGTCTGCCCATGGTACTTGCTTTAACTAAAAGATCAAACAATCAGTTTAGTTGCTGAGAATGTAAAATAAGAATTAGTTgctgaaaattcaaaataagagTATGTAAAACAATAATTACCTCTTCAATTGAAATACAATGATCTAAAACTAGCAATACACACCTTAAACAAAATCAGTAAAACCATCATTAATAACAGGAAAACAAACATAGTCTTCCTCACTATCATCCCCTGTATCACAATCCTCATCATTTTGGGGGATGTCACTTCGGGGAATGTCCTCCATATTAATTTGAACTTCAATGATATCATCACTATCATCAGCTTCTGGTCTAATCAAGTCATTATCATTTATTTCTTCCAAGAC
It encodes:
- the LOC112419972 gene encoding uncharacterized protein; this translates as MGRRRKLKVVQTDGPSLEKEQSVDSSNEVNKEGSHSETHCEKKTRGYTHMLDVWDMPDGEFILIEVDSLGNPMGWEGKTLLNAIGSLVRRHQCAPINHISWKDMLETDITNMFDLIKSKFRFVPELTEQTTQILKDNMSSKWRQFKHDLKSKGYDESKTEEEMASIIPDTRVDPSQYRALVHHWCSKEGKKISQINKRNRSKYEDLHCMGTKNLPRLIHEMTTKAIGVQPSRAEIYIETRTRKDGSIVTEKAASTIEELKKHMAEVENSENFQVTEDSTNWMNDTYSKVKGPERRGRVRCLGKLPRHASSNISSQRTNSEDRLQKVESVLGNLVAVLQMRFSDDPQINAVLQAVAQEVPDVASAPNGSIGNNQQTTSGTGSLHF